A genomic stretch from Neodiprion fabricii isolate iyNeoFabr1 chromosome 3, iyNeoFabr1.1, whole genome shotgun sequence includes:
- the LOC124178957 gene encoding trypsin-1-like isoform X1 — protein sequence MVRSSTIVRNAGTLLCLIAVTLAPNIHADNQDFNQQSHPLITEGSKLVNSTGVNPNNQQIDKGLWEWVTSIFNKPSQNPIPTAPPIVEPVAPPENCPACKCGLTNKHNRIVGGMETQENQYPWMVELLYNGRFYCGGSCINSRFAVTAAHCVQGFDKTRIRVRILVHALNSSLSQGKIKEYGVERIIKHSGYSPFNYNNDIALLKLDGPIKFDDSMRPVCLPELYKTFSGEKGIVTGWGATSESGPISNKLQELMVPILSNVECKASKYPSQRITDNMLCAGYPEGGKDSCQGDSGGPLHVVNDSVHSIVGIVSWGEGCAQANYPGVYTRVNRYVTWIQHNTLDGCYCSKHD from the exons ATGGTGAGGAGTTCGACCATCGTCCGTAACGCGGGGACCTTATTATGTCTGATTGCCGTGACCCTGGCCCCCAATATTCATGCGGACAACCAG GATTTCAATCAACAGTCGCATCCTTTGATCACGGAAGGTTCGAAGCTGGTGAATTCAACTGGTGTTAATCCGAACAACCAGCAAATTGACAAGGGACTCTGGGAATGGGTTACTTCGATCTTCAACAAACCCAGTCAGAATCCGATCCCAACCGCTCCCCCAATCGTTGAGCCAGTTGCACCACCGGAAAATTGTCCAGCTTGCA AGTGCGGATTGACGAATAAACATAATAGGATCGTCGGTGGAATGGAAACTCAGGAGAATCAGTATCCGTGGATGGTGGAGCTCCTTTACAACGGGAGATTTTATTGCGGGGGATCATGCATCAACTCTCGCTTCGCCGTGACCGCAGCTCACTGTGTTCAGGG ATTTGATAAGACTCGAATAAGAGTGAGGATTCTCGTGCACGCGTTAAACTCTTCCCTATCACAGGGTAAAATCAAAGAGTACGGAGTGGAACGAATAATCAAGCATTCCGGATACTCCCCCTTCAACTACAACAACGATATTGCTTTACTCAAATTAGACGGGCCCATCAAGTTTGACGATTCAATGAGACCGGTTTGCTTACCGGAGTTAT ACAAGACTTTTAGCGGAGAAAAAGGGATCGTTACCGGATGGGGGGCGACGTCGGAATCCGGACCGATATCCAATAAGCTTCAGGAGTTGATGGTGCCGATCCTGAGCAACGTTGAATGCAAGGCTTCTAAGTACCCTTCGCAGCGAATAACGGACAACATGTTGTGCGCCGGCTACCCAGAAGGAGGCAAAGACTCGTGCCAG GGTGACAGTGGAGGTCCTCTCCACGTAGTCAACGATTCGGTTCACAGCATCGTCG GAATTGTATCTTGGGGCGAGGGATGTGCCCAGGCAAATTACCCTGGAGTTTATACAAGGGTAAACCGTTACGTAACTTGGATACAGCACAACACACTGGATGGTTGCTATTGTTCGAAACACGACTGA
- the LOC124178298 gene encoding transmembrane protease serine 9-like, with amino-acid sequence MDTKYIILHSIIVWLVGNVYALPRVTSQNSFRNPFASTLRSYLDFGGTGSSSISEESFIDYSPHSVTVSKDRPNICTTCVCGVSNRKMRIVGGNITEVHEFPWIAGFSTRGKFYCAGSLITRKHILTAAHCLDGLNMREIQIVLGNHNRVSHENTVVRRRIKSARIHEHFDPYSFNNDIAVIEMDISVEFDSVIRPACLPQNQVSDYTGTMAVAAGWGRIGERESLSNVLRKVDLPILSDEECQTAGYAKKQLTENMFCAGYLKGQRDACQGDSGGPLHVTGAHGNLEVIGIISWGRGCARPQFPGVFTKLTNYLDWLRNHLDGECVCPPPQVRFDSLESHYRCQYLMHMTPLPVKLNVNVFYRKKYLQCQQRSTMKPNRVRSIHPSNVRLYQAKGQTGLRWEFSIIVHLDTLITNGDRSARFLFDEIFGIDVSGLSGDDEERIRNCTCDCGISNQEDRIVGGRPTGPNKYPWVGRIVYDGLFHCGASLLTNDYLLTAAHCVRNLQKSKIRIVLGDYDQYVTTDGVAVMRAVSAIIRHRNFDTNSYNHDVALLKLRRPVKFTKTVRPICLPNLGSDPAGKLGTVVGWGRTTEGGMLPGQANEVQVPILSLTQCRQMKYRATRITSNMICAGRGSQDSCQGDSGGPLLVPNGDKYEIVGIVSWGVGCGRPGYPGVYTRVARYLNWIQTNMKGTCICGKTLRMSNMLKLYYLAVATVVLLGHVHQTQGKQVTVNRGKNFFGFFGNKPPESEAAPEKCHCSCGLRNEASRIVGGQTTKNNEFPWIARLSYLSKFYCGGTLVNDRYVLTAAHCVKGFIFRFMWFMIKVTFGEHDRCDEGNKPETKFVIRALSGEFSFLNFDNDVALLRLNERVPFSNTVRPICMPTVKDNQYVGTKAIAAGWGTLQEDGKPSCLLQEVEVPVMSLADCRNMSYNPRMISDNMLCAGYREGLKDSCQGDSGGPLVAEREDKKYELIGVVSWGNGCARPGYPGVYTRVTRYLDWILENTKDGCFCED; translated from the exons ATGGATACCAAATACATCATCCTGCATTCCATAATCGTGTGGCTGGTCGGTAACGTTTACGCGCTACCACGTGTG ACGTCGCAGAATAGCTTCCGAAACCCGTTCGCCTCGACTCTGCGATCGTATCTCGATTTCGGCGGGACAGGAAGCTCGTCGATATCCGAGGAATCTTTCATCGATTACAGTCCTCATTCCGTCACTGTATCAAAGGATCGACCAAACATCTGTACTACATGTG TTTGCGGCGTCAGCAATCGGAAGATGCGGATCGTCGGTGGCAATATAACCGAAGTCCACGAGTTTCCGTGGATCGCTGGTTTCAGTACGCGCGGAAAGTTCTACTGCGCAGGCAGCCTCATCACCAGAAAGCACATTCTCACCGCAGCCCACTGTTTGGACGG ATTAAACATGAGAGAGATCCAAATCGTTTTGGGGAATCACAACCGAGTCTCCCACGAAAACACGGTGGTTCGTCGTAGAATCAAATCTGCACGCATACACGAACACTTTGATCCTTACTCCTTCAACAACGACATCGCTGTCATAGAAATGGACATCTCTGTAGAATTTGACAGCGTAATTCGTCCCGCTTGCCTTCCCCAAAACC AAGTCAGTGACTATACCGGAACCATGGCGGTGGCGGCTGGATGGGGGCGTATCGGCGAGCGCGAATCTCTCAGCAACGTGCTCCGGAAGGTTGACCTTCCAATTCTGTCCGACGAAGAATGTCAGACGGCCGGTTATGCCAAGAAGCAACTGACCGAGAACATGTTCTGCGCCGGGTATCTTAAAGGGCAGCGTGACGCTTGTCAG GGTGACAGTGGCGGGCCCCTTCACGTAACCGGAGCGCACGGTAACTTGGAAGTTATAG GTATCATTTCGTGGGGAAGAGGATGCGCCAGGCCGCAGTTCCCCGGGGTCTTTACAAAGTTGACGAATTACCTTGATTGGCTGCGCAATCATCTTGACGGTGAATGCGTCTGTCCACCACCGCAAGTGCGAT TTGACTCGCTCGAATCTCATTACCGCTGTCAATATCTCATGCACATGACTCCATTGCCTGTAAAATTGAACGTAAACGTGTTTTACAGGAAAAAATACCTGCAGTGTCAACAAAGATCTACGATGAAACCAAATCGAGTTCGATCGATACATCCGAGCAATGTTCGACTGTACCAGGCAAAAGGTCAGACTGGATTGCGATGGGAGTTCTCAATCATCGTCCATCTCGATACTTTG atcacaAACGGTGACCGATCAGCGAGATTCCTGTTTGACGAAATATTTGGAATCGACGTGTCTGGACTCAGTGGCGACGATGAGGAAAGAATTAGGAACTGCACGTGCG ATTGCGGCATCTCTAATCAGGAAGATCGTATTGTGGGTGGCAGGCCTACAGGACCAAACAAATATCCATGGGTGGGACGTATTGTCTACGATGGGCTATTCCATTGCGGGGCAAGCCTTCTAACGAACGACTACCTTCTCACTGCCGCCCATTGCGTCCGCAA CCTGCAAAAATCGAAGATCCGGATTGTACTAGGTGACTACGACCAGTACGTGACAACTGATGGAGTTGCGGTGATGCGAGCAGTCAGTGCCATTATTCGCCACAGAAACTTTGACACGAATTCCTACAACCACGACGTAGCGCTGCTCAAGTTGCGTCGTCCtgtaaaattcacaaagactGTACGTCCAATATGCCTTCCTAATCTGG GTTCGGACCCCGCTGGAAAGCTGGGAACGGTAGTGGGATGGGGCAGAACAACGGAGGGCGGGATGCTGCCAGGCCAAGCGAACGAAGTCCAGGTTCCAATACTGAGCCTCACTCAGTGTCGGCAGATGAAATACAGGGCCACAAGAATCACTAGCAATATGATCTGCGCCGGACGCGGGTCACAGGATTCTTGCCAAGGAGACAGCGGAGGTCCCCTCTTGGTGCCCAATGGCGACAAGTACGAGATAGTCG GAATTGTTTCCTGGGGCGTGGGATGCGGCCGGCCGGGTTACCCCGGCGTTTACACGAGGGTGGCGCGATATCTGAACTGGATTCAAACCAATATGAAGGGCACGTGCATCTGTGGGAAG ACGCTTCGAATGAGTAACATGCTGAAATTATATTACTTGGCTGTAGCGACGGTGGTGTTATTGGGCCATGTTCATCAAACGCAA GGAAAGCAGGTAACGGTCAACCGGGGCAAAAACTTCTTCGGATTCTTCGGTAACAAGCCACCAGAGTCCGAGGCTGCTCCGGAAAAATGCCACTGCA GTTGCGGTCTGCGAAACGAGGCGAGTCGCATCGTGGGAGGCCAGacgacgaaaaataacgagttTCCATGGATCGCCAGACTTTCGTATCTTAGCAAATTCTACTGCGGGGGCACCCTTGTCAACGATCGCTACGTGCTGACGGCTGCCCACTGCGTCAAAGG tttcattttcagatTCATGTGGTTTATGATCAAAGTAACTTTCGGGGAGCACGACAGATGCGACGAAGGGAACAAGCCGGAGACGAAGTTTGTAATCAGAGCTCTATCCGGCGAATTTAGTTTCCTGAATTTCGACAACGACGTTGCCTTACTACGTCTCAACGAAAGAGTACCGTTCTCGAATACTGTACGACCAATTTGTATGCCCACTGTCAAAG ACAACCAGTACGTGGGCACGAAGGCGATTGCAGCTGGATGGGGAACCCTGCAAGAAGATGGAAAGCCGTCGTGCTTACTACAGGAAGTTGAAGTTCCAGTGATGAGTTTGGCGGACTGTCGCAACATGAGCTACAATCCTCGGATGATATCCGACAACATGCTTTGCGCCGGTTACCGCGAAGGCCTAAAGGACTCCTGCCAG GGAGACAGCGGTGGTCCGTTGGTGGCTGAAAGGGAGGACAAGAAATACGAGCTGATCGGCGTCGTCTCCTGGGGGAATGGGTGCGCGCGTCCGGGTTATCCAGGCGTTTATACCCGTGTCACGCGTTATCTAGACTGGATACTTGAAAACACAAAAGACGGTTGCTTTTGCGAAGACTGA
- the LOC124178957 gene encoding trypsin-1-like isoform X2, translated as MVRSSTIVRNAGTLLCLIAVTLAPNIHADNQSHPLITEGSKLVNSTGVNPNNQQIDKGLWEWVTSIFNKPSQNPIPTAPPIVEPVAPPENCPACKCGLTNKHNRIVGGMETQENQYPWMVELLYNGRFYCGGSCINSRFAVTAAHCVQGFDKTRIRVRILVHALNSSLSQGKIKEYGVERIIKHSGYSPFNYNNDIALLKLDGPIKFDDSMRPVCLPELYKTFSGEKGIVTGWGATSESGPISNKLQELMVPILSNVECKASKYPSQRITDNMLCAGYPEGGKDSCQGDSGGPLHVVNDSVHSIVGIVSWGEGCAQANYPGVYTRVNRYVTWIQHNTLDGCYCSKHD; from the exons ATGGTGAGGAGTTCGACCATCGTCCGTAACGCGGGGACCTTATTATGTCTGATTGCCGTGACCCTGGCCCCCAATATTCATGCGGACAACCAG TCGCATCCTTTGATCACGGAAGGTTCGAAGCTGGTGAATTCAACTGGTGTTAATCCGAACAACCAGCAAATTGACAAGGGACTCTGGGAATGGGTTACTTCGATCTTCAACAAACCCAGTCAGAATCCGATCCCAACCGCTCCCCCAATCGTTGAGCCAGTTGCACCACCGGAAAATTGTCCAGCTTGCA AGTGCGGATTGACGAATAAACATAATAGGATCGTCGGTGGAATGGAAACTCAGGAGAATCAGTATCCGTGGATGGTGGAGCTCCTTTACAACGGGAGATTTTATTGCGGGGGATCATGCATCAACTCTCGCTTCGCCGTGACCGCAGCTCACTGTGTTCAGGG ATTTGATAAGACTCGAATAAGAGTGAGGATTCTCGTGCACGCGTTAAACTCTTCCCTATCACAGGGTAAAATCAAAGAGTACGGAGTGGAACGAATAATCAAGCATTCCGGATACTCCCCCTTCAACTACAACAACGATATTGCTTTACTCAAATTAGACGGGCCCATCAAGTTTGACGATTCAATGAGACCGGTTTGCTTACCGGAGTTAT ACAAGACTTTTAGCGGAGAAAAAGGGATCGTTACCGGATGGGGGGCGACGTCGGAATCCGGACCGATATCCAATAAGCTTCAGGAGTTGATGGTGCCGATCCTGAGCAACGTTGAATGCAAGGCTTCTAAGTACCCTTCGCAGCGAATAACGGACAACATGTTGTGCGCCGGCTACCCAGAAGGAGGCAAAGACTCGTGCCAG GGTGACAGTGGAGGTCCTCTCCACGTAGTCAACGATTCGGTTCACAGCATCGTCG GAATTGTATCTTGGGGCGAGGGATGTGCCCAGGCAAATTACCCTGGAGTTTATACAAGGGTAAACCGTTACGTAACTTGGATACAGCACAACACACTGGATGGTTGCTATTGTTCGAAACACGACTGA